A stretch of the Vidua chalybeata isolate OUT-0048 chromosome Z, bVidCha1 merged haplotype, whole genome shotgun sequence genome encodes the following:
- the SUSD1 gene encoding sushi domain-containing protein 1 isoform X4 yields the protein MSSGGGWAPGPLLLLLLAVPQCAARVIVKRSIPDVCATCHIHATCQQSGGKSVCICNYGFVGNGRTHCQDKDECQIGASKICGNHTLCHNTHGSFYCVCLDGYRASNNNKTFIPNDGTNCTDIDECEESGLCGHNARCVNTEGSYMCYCNDGYKLETGERSFHQDGNIVSCKVMSGSQSQHQIFLQVLSSASDVQEIGCGSPPEMKHGYIVGNSSLLPGSAVHYECQEGFYSNEGKFSYCTANETWEPATLSCKGVDCGVPPSVLNAHLISVSGTTYRSEVTYDCVHGYLMAGGSGTAVCNAKGQWDGPDLVCKEIDCGKPLLIPHTTMTWDNSTTLWSRVYYHCKEGYYFNGDRNFSECTIDQSWENITYVCKEEELFSNLSIFNETCVRWQRKTGRLGVRETYTFHILGQRLDEKIFSENVIFNISTSEDNPIVCLDLDSGSNYMVNITTISSTNITVSVTVTIQTKVKEAFNNVLIFNDTCLKWRRNVRGIDVEDRYSFHVQGQRWYQKNFFQEMTFELSTHKQAPEVCLDLQPGTNYSVNISMVALNFSLLVSMATQITDPPFPEVEFVAVKGSAPLLRLRKAEDQNGPISLYQVIVLPLDLQSTFICDSFDATTFFSNTTDTKGYVAAEFQAKDVADNMSIALGDRHYYGKFYNAPLKLGEEYCVFLKIISEWNKVRTQSCAVWAQIKNLSPTLQYMTAVGLGSVAAVCLILFVSFSVARFSTPRPSKVN from the exons aTGAGCTCGGGGGGCGGCTgggccccggggccgctcctgctgctgctgctggcggTGCCGCAGTGCGCGGCTCGGG TAATTGTGAAAAGATCCATTCCGGATGTCTGTGCAACTTGCCACATTCATGCAACATGCCAGCAAAGTGGAGGAAAAAGTGTTTGCATCTGTAATTATGGATTTGTAGGCAATGGAAGAACCCATTGTCAAG ATAAAGATGAATGCCAGATTGGAGCCAGCAAGATCTGTGGAAATCATACACTGTGTCATAATACACATGGAAGTTTTTACTGTGTTTGTCTTGATGGATACCGAGCCTCCAACAACAATAAGACATTTATTCCCAATGATGGCACAAACTGTACAG ATATTGATGAATGTGAGGAGTCTGGGCTGTGTGGTCACAATGCAAGATGTGTGAATACTGAAGGAAGCTACATGTGTTACTGTAATGATGGTTATAAATTAGAAACTGGAGAGCGTTCTTTTCATCAAGATGGAAACATAGTTTCATGCAAAG TGATGTCAGGATCCCAGAGTCAACACCAGATATTCCTACAGGTTCTCAGCAGTGCTTCAGATGTGCAAG AAATTGGATGTGGTTCCCCTCCTGAAATGAAGCATGGCTACATTGTGGGGAACTCCAGCTTGCTACCAGGAAGTGCAGTTCATTATGAGTGTCAAGAAGGGTTTTACAGCAATGAAGGAAAGTTCTCATACTGCACTGCAAATGAAACTTGGGAACCTGCCACTTTAAGCTGTAAAG GTGTGGACTGTGGGGTTCCACCTTCTGTTTTGAATGCACATCTAATATCTGTGAGTGGGACCACATACAGAAGTGAAGTTACTTACGATTGTGTTCATGGTTACCTGATGGCAGGTGGCAGTGGCACTGCAGTCTGCAATGCCAAAGGACAGTGGGATGGCCCTGATTTGGTGTGCAAAG AGATAGACTGTGGCAAACCTTTGCTGATTCCACACACGACAATGACCTGGGACAACTCTACCACTCTGTGGAGCAGAGTGTACTATCACTGTAAAGAAGGATATTATTTCAATGGAGACAGGAATTTTTCAGAATGCACAATAGATCAGTCATGGGAGAATATTACATACGTATGCAAAG AGGAGGAATTATTTAGTAATTTATCCATATTCAATGAAACATGTGTGAGGTggcaaaggaaaacaggaagacTGGGAGTGCGGGAAACATACACA TTTCATATACTGGGCCAAAGATTGGATGAGAAGATATTCTCAGAAAATGTGATATTTAACATCAGTACAAGTGAAGATAATCCAATAGTGTGTTTAGATCTGGACTCTGGAAGCAACTACATGGTGAATATAACTACCATTTCTTCTACAAACATCACTGTCTCAGTTACAGTAACAATTCAAACAAAGG TAAAGGAAGCTTTCAATAACgtgttaatttttaatgataCCTGCTTGAAATGGAGGAGAAATGTCAGGGGAATTGATGTGGAAGACAGATACTCA TTTCATGTGCAAGGCCAGCGTTGGTATCAGAAGAACTTCTTTCAAGAAATGACCTTCGAACTTTCCACACACAAGCAAGCTCCTGAAGTTTGTTTAGATTTGCAACCAGGCACCAATTACTCTGTTAATATTTCCATGGTAGCTTTGAATTTTTCACTGCTTGTTTCTATGGCAACACAAATTACAG ATCCCCCTTTCCCAGAAGTAGAATTTGTTGCAGTTAAAGGTTCTGCACCTTTGCTCAGACTCCGGAAAGCAGAAGATCAAAATGGACCAATCAG TCTTTATCAAGTGATTGTGCTTCCTCTGGATTTGCAAAGCACTTTTATTTGTGACTCCTTTGATGCTACAACTTTCTTTAGTAACACCACTGACACTAAAGGATATGTGGCAGCTGAATTTCAGGCGAAGGATGTTGCTGATAATATGTCAATTGCTCTTGGAGACAGACATTATTATGGGAAGTTTTATAATGCTCCTTTAAAGCTGGGAGAAGAGTATTgtgtttttttgaaaataataagtGAATGGAATAAG gtAAGAACACAGTCCTGTGCTGTTTGGGCACAAATTAAAA ATTTATCACCCACTCTGCAATACATGACTGCTGTTGGATTAGGGTCAGTGGCTGCTGTCTGCCTTATATTGTTCGTGTCATTCTCCGTGGCACG GTTTTCGACGCCCAGACCAAGTAAGGTTAATTGA
- the SUSD1 gene encoding sushi domain-containing protein 1 isoform X1, which produces MSSGGGWAPGPLLLLLLAVPQCAARVIVKRSIPDVCATCHIHATCQQSGGKSVCICNYGFVGNGRTHCQDKDECQIGASKICGNHTLCHNTHGSFYCVCLDGYRASNNNKTFIPNDGTNCTDIDECEESGLCGHNARCVNTEGSYMCYCNDGYKLETGERSFHQDGNIVSCKVMSGSQSQHQIFLQVLSSASDVQEIGCGSPPEMKHGYIVGNSSLLPGSAVHYECQEGFYSNEGKFSYCTANETWEPATLSCKGVDCGVPPSVLNAHLISVSGTTYRSEVTYDCVHGYLMAGGSGTAVCNAKGQWDGPDLVCKEIDCGKPLLIPHTTMTWDNSTTLWSRVYYHCKEGYYFNGDRNFSECTIDQSWENITYVCKEEELFSNLSIFNETCVRWQRKTGRLGVRETYTFHILGQRLDEKIFSENVIFNISTSEDNPIVCLDLDSGSNYMVNITTISSTNITVSVTVTIQTKVKEAFNNVLIFNDTCLKWRRNVRGIDVEDRYSFHVQGQRWYQKNFFQEMTFELSTHKQAPEVCLDLQPGTNYSVNISMVALNFSLLVSMATQITDPPFPEVEFVAVKGSAPLLRLRKAEDQNGPISLYQVIVLPLDLQSTFICDSFDATTFFSNTTDTKGYVAAEFQAKDVADNMSIALGDRHYYGKFYNAPLKLGEEYCVFLKIISEWNKVRTQSCAVWAQIKNLSPTLQYMTAVGLGSVAAVCLILFVSFSVARSCLHSSLHPPRAAVACEAVHLSTTVGMAQAGIASSFLETESVSLL; this is translated from the exons aTGAGCTCGGGGGGCGGCTgggccccggggccgctcctgctgctgctgctggcggTGCCGCAGTGCGCGGCTCGGG TAATTGTGAAAAGATCCATTCCGGATGTCTGTGCAACTTGCCACATTCATGCAACATGCCAGCAAAGTGGAGGAAAAAGTGTTTGCATCTGTAATTATGGATTTGTAGGCAATGGAAGAACCCATTGTCAAG ATAAAGATGAATGCCAGATTGGAGCCAGCAAGATCTGTGGAAATCATACACTGTGTCATAATACACATGGAAGTTTTTACTGTGTTTGTCTTGATGGATACCGAGCCTCCAACAACAATAAGACATTTATTCCCAATGATGGCACAAACTGTACAG ATATTGATGAATGTGAGGAGTCTGGGCTGTGTGGTCACAATGCAAGATGTGTGAATACTGAAGGAAGCTACATGTGTTACTGTAATGATGGTTATAAATTAGAAACTGGAGAGCGTTCTTTTCATCAAGATGGAAACATAGTTTCATGCAAAG TGATGTCAGGATCCCAGAGTCAACACCAGATATTCCTACAGGTTCTCAGCAGTGCTTCAGATGTGCAAG AAATTGGATGTGGTTCCCCTCCTGAAATGAAGCATGGCTACATTGTGGGGAACTCCAGCTTGCTACCAGGAAGTGCAGTTCATTATGAGTGTCAAGAAGGGTTTTACAGCAATGAAGGAAAGTTCTCATACTGCACTGCAAATGAAACTTGGGAACCTGCCACTTTAAGCTGTAAAG GTGTGGACTGTGGGGTTCCACCTTCTGTTTTGAATGCACATCTAATATCTGTGAGTGGGACCACATACAGAAGTGAAGTTACTTACGATTGTGTTCATGGTTACCTGATGGCAGGTGGCAGTGGCACTGCAGTCTGCAATGCCAAAGGACAGTGGGATGGCCCTGATTTGGTGTGCAAAG AGATAGACTGTGGCAAACCTTTGCTGATTCCACACACGACAATGACCTGGGACAACTCTACCACTCTGTGGAGCAGAGTGTACTATCACTGTAAAGAAGGATATTATTTCAATGGAGACAGGAATTTTTCAGAATGCACAATAGATCAGTCATGGGAGAATATTACATACGTATGCAAAG AGGAGGAATTATTTAGTAATTTATCCATATTCAATGAAACATGTGTGAGGTggcaaaggaaaacaggaagacTGGGAGTGCGGGAAACATACACA TTTCATATACTGGGCCAAAGATTGGATGAGAAGATATTCTCAGAAAATGTGATATTTAACATCAGTACAAGTGAAGATAATCCAATAGTGTGTTTAGATCTGGACTCTGGAAGCAACTACATGGTGAATATAACTACCATTTCTTCTACAAACATCACTGTCTCAGTTACAGTAACAATTCAAACAAAGG TAAAGGAAGCTTTCAATAACgtgttaatttttaatgataCCTGCTTGAAATGGAGGAGAAATGTCAGGGGAATTGATGTGGAAGACAGATACTCA TTTCATGTGCAAGGCCAGCGTTGGTATCAGAAGAACTTCTTTCAAGAAATGACCTTCGAACTTTCCACACACAAGCAAGCTCCTGAAGTTTGTTTAGATTTGCAACCAGGCACCAATTACTCTGTTAATATTTCCATGGTAGCTTTGAATTTTTCACTGCTTGTTTCTATGGCAACACAAATTACAG ATCCCCCTTTCCCAGAAGTAGAATTTGTTGCAGTTAAAGGTTCTGCACCTTTGCTCAGACTCCGGAAAGCAGAAGATCAAAATGGACCAATCAG TCTTTATCAAGTGATTGTGCTTCCTCTGGATTTGCAAAGCACTTTTATTTGTGACTCCTTTGATGCTACAACTTTCTTTAGTAACACCACTGACACTAAAGGATATGTGGCAGCTGAATTTCAGGCGAAGGATGTTGCTGATAATATGTCAATTGCTCTTGGAGACAGACATTATTATGGGAAGTTTTATAATGCTCCTTTAAAGCTGGGAGAAGAGTATTgtgtttttttgaaaataataagtGAATGGAATAAG gtAAGAACACAGTCCTGTGCTGTTTGGGCACAAATTAAAA ATTTATCACCCACTCTGCAATACATGACTGCTGTTGGATTAGGGTCAGTGGCTGCTGTCTGCCTTATATTGTTCGTGTCATTCTCCGTGGCACG ctcttgtCTCCACAGCTCACTGCACCCCCCACGTGCTGCTGTAGCCTGTGAGGCTGTACATTTATCTACCACAGTAGGCATGGCACAAGCAGGGATTGCATCATCATTCCTAGAGACTGAAAGTGTCTCTCTTCTCTGA
- the SUSD1 gene encoding sushi domain-containing protein 1 isoform X2, which yields MSSGGGWAPGPLLLLLLAVPQCAARVIVKRSIPDVCATCHIHATCQQSGGKSVCICNYGFVGNGRTHCQDKDECQIGASKICGNHTLCHNTHGSFYCVCLDGYRASNNNKTFIPNDGTNCTDIDECEESGLCGHNARCVNTEGSYMCYCNDGYKLETGERSFHQDGNIVSCKEIGCGSPPEMKHGYIVGNSSLLPGSAVHYECQEGFYSNEGKFSYCTANETWEPATLSCKGVDCGVPPSVLNAHLISVSGTTYRSEVTYDCVHGYLMAGGSGTAVCNAKGQWDGPDLVCKEIDCGKPLLIPHTTMTWDNSTTLWSRVYYHCKEGYYFNGDRNFSECTIDQSWENITYVCKEEELFSNLSIFNETCVRWQRKTGRLGVRETYTFHILGQRLDEKIFSENVIFNISTSEDNPIVCLDLDSGSNYMVNITTISSTNITVSVTVTIQTKVKEAFNNVLIFNDTCLKWRRNVRGIDVEDRYSFHVQGQRWYQKNFFQEMTFELSTHKQAPEVCLDLQPGTNYSVNISMVALNFSLLVSMATQITDPPFPEVEFVAVKGSAPLLRLRKAEDQNGPISLYQVIVLPLDLQSTFICDSFDATTFFSNTTDTKGYVAAEFQAKDVADNMSIALGDRHYYGKFYNAPLKLGEEYCVFLKIISEWNKVRTQSCAVWAQIKNLSPTLQYMTAVGLGSVAAVCLILFVSFSVARSCLHSSLHPPRAAVACEAVHLSTTVGMAQAGIASSFLETESVSLL from the exons aTGAGCTCGGGGGGCGGCTgggccccggggccgctcctgctgctgctgctggcggTGCCGCAGTGCGCGGCTCGGG TAATTGTGAAAAGATCCATTCCGGATGTCTGTGCAACTTGCCACATTCATGCAACATGCCAGCAAAGTGGAGGAAAAAGTGTTTGCATCTGTAATTATGGATTTGTAGGCAATGGAAGAACCCATTGTCAAG ATAAAGATGAATGCCAGATTGGAGCCAGCAAGATCTGTGGAAATCATACACTGTGTCATAATACACATGGAAGTTTTTACTGTGTTTGTCTTGATGGATACCGAGCCTCCAACAACAATAAGACATTTATTCCCAATGATGGCACAAACTGTACAG ATATTGATGAATGTGAGGAGTCTGGGCTGTGTGGTCACAATGCAAGATGTGTGAATACTGAAGGAAGCTACATGTGTTACTGTAATGATGGTTATAAATTAGAAACTGGAGAGCGTTCTTTTCATCAAGATGGAAACATAGTTTCATGCAAAG AAATTGGATGTGGTTCCCCTCCTGAAATGAAGCATGGCTACATTGTGGGGAACTCCAGCTTGCTACCAGGAAGTGCAGTTCATTATGAGTGTCAAGAAGGGTTTTACAGCAATGAAGGAAAGTTCTCATACTGCACTGCAAATGAAACTTGGGAACCTGCCACTTTAAGCTGTAAAG GTGTGGACTGTGGGGTTCCACCTTCTGTTTTGAATGCACATCTAATATCTGTGAGTGGGACCACATACAGAAGTGAAGTTACTTACGATTGTGTTCATGGTTACCTGATGGCAGGTGGCAGTGGCACTGCAGTCTGCAATGCCAAAGGACAGTGGGATGGCCCTGATTTGGTGTGCAAAG AGATAGACTGTGGCAAACCTTTGCTGATTCCACACACGACAATGACCTGGGACAACTCTACCACTCTGTGGAGCAGAGTGTACTATCACTGTAAAGAAGGATATTATTTCAATGGAGACAGGAATTTTTCAGAATGCACAATAGATCAGTCATGGGAGAATATTACATACGTATGCAAAG AGGAGGAATTATTTAGTAATTTATCCATATTCAATGAAACATGTGTGAGGTggcaaaggaaaacaggaagacTGGGAGTGCGGGAAACATACACA TTTCATATACTGGGCCAAAGATTGGATGAGAAGATATTCTCAGAAAATGTGATATTTAACATCAGTACAAGTGAAGATAATCCAATAGTGTGTTTAGATCTGGACTCTGGAAGCAACTACATGGTGAATATAACTACCATTTCTTCTACAAACATCACTGTCTCAGTTACAGTAACAATTCAAACAAAGG TAAAGGAAGCTTTCAATAACgtgttaatttttaatgataCCTGCTTGAAATGGAGGAGAAATGTCAGGGGAATTGATGTGGAAGACAGATACTCA TTTCATGTGCAAGGCCAGCGTTGGTATCAGAAGAACTTCTTTCAAGAAATGACCTTCGAACTTTCCACACACAAGCAAGCTCCTGAAGTTTGTTTAGATTTGCAACCAGGCACCAATTACTCTGTTAATATTTCCATGGTAGCTTTGAATTTTTCACTGCTTGTTTCTATGGCAACACAAATTACAG ATCCCCCTTTCCCAGAAGTAGAATTTGTTGCAGTTAAAGGTTCTGCACCTTTGCTCAGACTCCGGAAAGCAGAAGATCAAAATGGACCAATCAG TCTTTATCAAGTGATTGTGCTTCCTCTGGATTTGCAAAGCACTTTTATTTGTGACTCCTTTGATGCTACAACTTTCTTTAGTAACACCACTGACACTAAAGGATATGTGGCAGCTGAATTTCAGGCGAAGGATGTTGCTGATAATATGTCAATTGCTCTTGGAGACAGACATTATTATGGGAAGTTTTATAATGCTCCTTTAAAGCTGGGAGAAGAGTATTgtgtttttttgaaaataataagtGAATGGAATAAG gtAAGAACACAGTCCTGTGCTGTTTGGGCACAAATTAAAA ATTTATCACCCACTCTGCAATACATGACTGCTGTTGGATTAGGGTCAGTGGCTGCTGTCTGCCTTATATTGTTCGTGTCATTCTCCGTGGCACG ctcttgtCTCCACAGCTCACTGCACCCCCCACGTGCTGCTGTAGCCTGTGAGGCTGTACATTTATCTACCACAGTAGGCATGGCACAAGCAGGGATTGCATCATCATTCCTAGAGACTGAAAGTGTCTCTCTTCTCTGA
- the SUSD1 gene encoding sushi domain-containing protein 1 isoform X3 — protein sequence MSSGGGWAPGPLLLLLLAVPQCAARVIVKRSIPDVCATCHIHATCQQSGGKSVCICNYGFVGNGRTHCQDKDECQIGASKICGNHTLCHNTHGSFYCVCLDGYRASNNNKTFIPNDGTNCTDIDECEESGLCGHNARCVNTEGSYMCYCNDGYKLETGERSFHQDGNIVSCKVMSGSQSQHQIFLQVLSSASDVQEIGCGSPPEMKHGYIVGNSSLLPGSAVHYECQEGFYSNEGKFSYCTANETWEPATLSCKGVDCGVPPSVLNAHLISVSGTTYRSEVTYDCVHGYLMAGGSGTAVCNAKGQWDGPDLVCKEIDCGKPLLIPHTTMTWDNSTTLWSRVYYHCKEGYYFNGDRNFSECTIDQSWENITYVCKEEELFSNLSIFNETCVRWQRKTGRLGVRETYTFHILGQRLDEKIFSENVIFNISTSEDNPIVCLDLDSGSNYMVNITTISSTNITVSVTVTIQTKVKEAFNNVLIFNDTCLKWRRNVRGIDVEDRYSFHVQGQRWYQKNFFQEMTFELSTHKQAPEVCLDLQPGTNYSVNISMVALNFSLLVSMATQITDPPFPEVEFVAVKGSAPLLRLRKAEDQNGPISLYQVIVLPLDLQSTFICDSFDATTFFSNTTDTKGYVAAEFQAKDVADNMSIALGDRHYYGKFYNAPLKLGEEYCVFLKIISEWNKVRTQSCAVWAQIKNLSPTLQYMTAVGLGSVAAVCLILFVSFSVAREPKTLCHKKA from the exons aTGAGCTCGGGGGGCGGCTgggccccggggccgctcctgctgctgctgctggcggTGCCGCAGTGCGCGGCTCGGG TAATTGTGAAAAGATCCATTCCGGATGTCTGTGCAACTTGCCACATTCATGCAACATGCCAGCAAAGTGGAGGAAAAAGTGTTTGCATCTGTAATTATGGATTTGTAGGCAATGGAAGAACCCATTGTCAAG ATAAAGATGAATGCCAGATTGGAGCCAGCAAGATCTGTGGAAATCATACACTGTGTCATAATACACATGGAAGTTTTTACTGTGTTTGTCTTGATGGATACCGAGCCTCCAACAACAATAAGACATTTATTCCCAATGATGGCACAAACTGTACAG ATATTGATGAATGTGAGGAGTCTGGGCTGTGTGGTCACAATGCAAGATGTGTGAATACTGAAGGAAGCTACATGTGTTACTGTAATGATGGTTATAAATTAGAAACTGGAGAGCGTTCTTTTCATCAAGATGGAAACATAGTTTCATGCAAAG TGATGTCAGGATCCCAGAGTCAACACCAGATATTCCTACAGGTTCTCAGCAGTGCTTCAGATGTGCAAG AAATTGGATGTGGTTCCCCTCCTGAAATGAAGCATGGCTACATTGTGGGGAACTCCAGCTTGCTACCAGGAAGTGCAGTTCATTATGAGTGTCAAGAAGGGTTTTACAGCAATGAAGGAAAGTTCTCATACTGCACTGCAAATGAAACTTGGGAACCTGCCACTTTAAGCTGTAAAG GTGTGGACTGTGGGGTTCCACCTTCTGTTTTGAATGCACATCTAATATCTGTGAGTGGGACCACATACAGAAGTGAAGTTACTTACGATTGTGTTCATGGTTACCTGATGGCAGGTGGCAGTGGCACTGCAGTCTGCAATGCCAAAGGACAGTGGGATGGCCCTGATTTGGTGTGCAAAG AGATAGACTGTGGCAAACCTTTGCTGATTCCACACACGACAATGACCTGGGACAACTCTACCACTCTGTGGAGCAGAGTGTACTATCACTGTAAAGAAGGATATTATTTCAATGGAGACAGGAATTTTTCAGAATGCACAATAGATCAGTCATGGGAGAATATTACATACGTATGCAAAG AGGAGGAATTATTTAGTAATTTATCCATATTCAATGAAACATGTGTGAGGTggcaaaggaaaacaggaagacTGGGAGTGCGGGAAACATACACA TTTCATATACTGGGCCAAAGATTGGATGAGAAGATATTCTCAGAAAATGTGATATTTAACATCAGTACAAGTGAAGATAATCCAATAGTGTGTTTAGATCTGGACTCTGGAAGCAACTACATGGTGAATATAACTACCATTTCTTCTACAAACATCACTGTCTCAGTTACAGTAACAATTCAAACAAAGG TAAAGGAAGCTTTCAATAACgtgttaatttttaatgataCCTGCTTGAAATGGAGGAGAAATGTCAGGGGAATTGATGTGGAAGACAGATACTCA TTTCATGTGCAAGGCCAGCGTTGGTATCAGAAGAACTTCTTTCAAGAAATGACCTTCGAACTTTCCACACACAAGCAAGCTCCTGAAGTTTGTTTAGATTTGCAACCAGGCACCAATTACTCTGTTAATATTTCCATGGTAGCTTTGAATTTTTCACTGCTTGTTTCTATGGCAACACAAATTACAG ATCCCCCTTTCCCAGAAGTAGAATTTGTTGCAGTTAAAGGTTCTGCACCTTTGCTCAGACTCCGGAAAGCAGAAGATCAAAATGGACCAATCAG TCTTTATCAAGTGATTGTGCTTCCTCTGGATTTGCAAAGCACTTTTATTTGTGACTCCTTTGATGCTACAACTTTCTTTAGTAACACCACTGACACTAAAGGATATGTGGCAGCTGAATTTCAGGCGAAGGATGTTGCTGATAATATGTCAATTGCTCTTGGAGACAGACATTATTATGGGAAGTTTTATAATGCTCCTTTAAAGCTGGGAGAAGAGTATTgtgtttttttgaaaataataagtGAATGGAATAAG gtAAGAACACAGTCCTGTGCTGTTTGGGCACAAATTAAAA ATTTATCACCCACTCTGCAATACATGACTGCTGTTGGATTAGGGTCAGTGGCTGCTGTCTGCCTTATATTGTTCGTGTCATTCTCCGTGGCACG
- the SUSD1 gene encoding sushi domain-containing protein 1 isoform X5: MSSGGGWAPGPLLLLLLAVPQCAARVIVKRSIPDVCATCHIHATCQQSGGKSVCICNYGFVGNGRTHCQDKDECQIGASKICGNHTLCHNTHGSFYCVCLDGYRASNNNKTFIPNDGTNCTDIDECEESGLCGHNARCVNTEGSYMCYCNDGYKLETGERSFHQDGNIVSCKVMSGSQSQHQIFLQVLSSASDVQEIGCGSPPEMKHGYIVGNSSLLPGSAVHYECQEGFYSNEGKFSYCTANETWEPATLSCKGVDCGVPPSVLNAHLISVSGTTYRSEVTYDCVHGYLMAGGSGTAVCNAKGQWDGPDLVCKEIDCGKPLLIPHTTMTWDNSTTLWSRVYYHCKEGYYFNGDRNFSECTIDQSWENITYVCKEEELFSNLSIFNETCVRWQRKTGRLGVRETYTFHILGQRLDEKIFSENVIFNISTSEDNPIVCLDLDSGSNYMVNITTISSTNITVSVTVTIQTKVKEAFNNVLIFNDTCLKWRRNVRGIDVEDRYSFHVQGQRWYQKNFFQEMTFELSTHKQAPEVCLDLQPGTNYSVNISMVALNFSLLVSMATQITDPPFPEVEFVAVKGSAPLLRLRKAEDQNGPIR; encoded by the exons aTGAGCTCGGGGGGCGGCTgggccccggggccgctcctgctgctgctgctggcggTGCCGCAGTGCGCGGCTCGGG TAATTGTGAAAAGATCCATTCCGGATGTCTGTGCAACTTGCCACATTCATGCAACATGCCAGCAAAGTGGAGGAAAAAGTGTTTGCATCTGTAATTATGGATTTGTAGGCAATGGAAGAACCCATTGTCAAG ATAAAGATGAATGCCAGATTGGAGCCAGCAAGATCTGTGGAAATCATACACTGTGTCATAATACACATGGAAGTTTTTACTGTGTTTGTCTTGATGGATACCGAGCCTCCAACAACAATAAGACATTTATTCCCAATGATGGCACAAACTGTACAG ATATTGATGAATGTGAGGAGTCTGGGCTGTGTGGTCACAATGCAAGATGTGTGAATACTGAAGGAAGCTACATGTGTTACTGTAATGATGGTTATAAATTAGAAACTGGAGAGCGTTCTTTTCATCAAGATGGAAACATAGTTTCATGCAAAG TGATGTCAGGATCCCAGAGTCAACACCAGATATTCCTACAGGTTCTCAGCAGTGCTTCAGATGTGCAAG AAATTGGATGTGGTTCCCCTCCTGAAATGAAGCATGGCTACATTGTGGGGAACTCCAGCTTGCTACCAGGAAGTGCAGTTCATTATGAGTGTCAAGAAGGGTTTTACAGCAATGAAGGAAAGTTCTCATACTGCACTGCAAATGAAACTTGGGAACCTGCCACTTTAAGCTGTAAAG GTGTGGACTGTGGGGTTCCACCTTCTGTTTTGAATGCACATCTAATATCTGTGAGTGGGACCACATACAGAAGTGAAGTTACTTACGATTGTGTTCATGGTTACCTGATGGCAGGTGGCAGTGGCACTGCAGTCTGCAATGCCAAAGGACAGTGGGATGGCCCTGATTTGGTGTGCAAAG AGATAGACTGTGGCAAACCTTTGCTGATTCCACACACGACAATGACCTGGGACAACTCTACCACTCTGTGGAGCAGAGTGTACTATCACTGTAAAGAAGGATATTATTTCAATGGAGACAGGAATTTTTCAGAATGCACAATAGATCAGTCATGGGAGAATATTACATACGTATGCAAAG AGGAGGAATTATTTAGTAATTTATCCATATTCAATGAAACATGTGTGAGGTggcaaaggaaaacaggaagacTGGGAGTGCGGGAAACATACACA TTTCATATACTGGGCCAAAGATTGGATGAGAAGATATTCTCAGAAAATGTGATATTTAACATCAGTACAAGTGAAGATAATCCAATAGTGTGTTTAGATCTGGACTCTGGAAGCAACTACATGGTGAATATAACTACCATTTCTTCTACAAACATCACTGTCTCAGTTACAGTAACAATTCAAACAAAGG TAAAGGAAGCTTTCAATAACgtgttaatttttaatgataCCTGCTTGAAATGGAGGAGAAATGTCAGGGGAATTGATGTGGAAGACAGATACTCA TTTCATGTGCAAGGCCAGCGTTGGTATCAGAAGAACTTCTTTCAAGAAATGACCTTCGAACTTTCCACACACAAGCAAGCTCCTGAAGTTTGTTTAGATTTGCAACCAGGCACCAATTACTCTGTTAATATTTCCATGGTAGCTTTGAATTTTTCACTGCTTGTTTCTATGGCAACACAAATTACAG ATCCCCCTTTCCCAGAAGTAGAATTTGTTGCAGTTAAAGGTTCTGCACCTTTGCTCAGACTCCGGAAAGCAGAAGATCAAAATGGACCAATCAG gtAA